From a region of the Constantimarinum furrinae genome:
- a CDS encoding sialidase family protein, whose product MRYLLILCILLTACKSDPKDSKEIKEEPTHHEMSEKKVSPIANPVKGNSSLPRLYSNGEALYMSWVTVKDSVSILHYSSYSAANKWDRPREIARGSDWFVNWADFPAIAENNGNILTNLLQKSADGTYTYDVKLNLFNPKESTFTDNWKKNFIAHNDGTKSEHGFVSILPYVEDGFFISWLDGRNTSGGGHGDHDKMESAGAMTLRAATVTSSGKIINAVELDDKVCDCCQTSAALTENGPIVVYRDRSNEEIRDISIVRLIDNKWSEPEPVGIDRWKIPGCPVNGPSVDALGSNVVVAWFTAVKGEGDVKVIFSEDNGATFGNAFTIDSGSATGRVDVVMLDDTEAAVLWMEPKGEDEVIQLMKINKHGYSQPPVTVSKTSADRAAGFPQLERVGDQLFLAWTVVGEEKDKTIKTASFRIDLL is encoded by the coding sequence ATGCGTTACCTGCTTATACTTTGTATCCTGCTAACAGCTTGTAAATCGGATCCCAAAGATTCCAAAGAAATAAAGGAAGAACCCACTCACCATGAGATGTCAGAGAAAAAGGTTTCTCCTATCGCGAACCCGGTGAAAGGAAATAGCTCTTTACCGCGATTATATTCAAATGGGGAAGCCCTGTATATGAGTTGGGTAACCGTAAAGGACTCGGTCTCCATATTACATTACAGTTCCTATTCTGCTGCAAATAAATGGGACAGACCACGTGAGATCGCCCGGGGTTCCGATTGGTTTGTGAATTGGGCAGATTTTCCTGCCATTGCCGAAAATAACGGTAATATTTTAACCAATCTGCTTCAGAAATCTGCAGACGGTACGTACACCTACGATGTAAAACTCAATCTCTTTAATCCTAAAGAATCCACTTTTACAGACAATTGGAAGAAGAACTTTATTGCACATAATGATGGCACTAAGAGTGAACACGGTTTTGTGTCTATATTACCTTATGTTGAAGATGGTTTTTTTATTAGCTGGCTGGATGGAAGAAATACTTCAGGTGGAGGTCATGGCGATCATGATAAAATGGAAAGCGCAGGGGCCATGACCCTTAGAGCTGCAACTGTTACGAGTTCAGGAAAGATCATAAACGCTGTGGAGCTTGATGATAAAGTTTGTGATTGCTGTCAGACTTCCGCCGCCTTGACCGAAAACGGACCTATTGTGGTTTACAGAGATCGTTCCAACGAAGAGATCAGGGATATTTCTATAGTTCGGTTGATTGATAACAAATGGTCCGAACCAGAACCTGTTGGCATTGACCGGTGGAAAATACCGGGCTGTCCGGTTAACGGCCCTTCTGTAGATGCTTTGGGATCTAATGTTGTCGTTGCGTGGTTTACTGCTGTTAAGGGGGAAGGCGATGTTAAGGTTATCTTTTCTGAAGATAATGGAGCGACCTTCGGAAATGCATTTACCATTGATTCGGGCAGTGCAACCGGAAGGGTAGATGTAGTGATGTTGGATGATACTGAAGCCGCAGTCCTTTGGATGGAACCTAAAGGAGAAGACGAAGTGATCCAGTTGATGAAGATCAACAAACACGGGTATTCCCAACCTCCTGTGACTGTATCCAAGACTTCAGCCGACAGAGCTGCAGGGTTTCCTCAATTGGAGCGGGTGGGAGATCAATTATTTCTCGCGTGGACTGTTGTTGGGGAAGAGAAAGATAAGACCATTAAAACGGCTTCCTTTCGTATAGACTTGCTTTAA
- a CDS encoding glycosyltransferase family 4 protein encodes MKSLLIIGHTFPEPTTTGAGVRMMQLITLFAADHIDITFASSATPSERSADLQKFSIRVEQIALNDPSFDAFMLKLNPDVVLFDRFISEEQFGWRVAEVCPNALRILDTEDLHFLRKAREDAVKQGKNASEADLHTDLAKREIASIFRSDLSLLISEKELALLQEEFRIPSELLYYLPFLVEIPSEAERKRYPHFNDRSNFMTVGNFLHSPNVDAVVQLKKEIWPRIRKQLPEAKLCIYGAYPPEMIQQLHNQKEGFIIKGWVEDIDNVVQQARVSLAPLRFGAGLKGKLITALKNGTPVVTTTIGSEGINLNSTFDDVPGFVKEAVTLYTEEQSWISARNNGFRVLSDQFNAEVHADIFIKRVDHLQKELNIHRGHNFIGQILQHHSMQSTKYLSRWIEAKNRGDSE; translated from the coding sequence TTGAAATCACTTTTAATCATAGGTCATACGTTTCCCGAACCCACAACCACGGGTGCCGGAGTTCGGATGATGCAACTGATTACTCTTTTTGCGGCGGATCATATTGACATTACGTTTGCAAGTTCAGCAACTCCTTCGGAGCGTTCAGCCGACCTACAGAAATTTAGTATTCGTGTTGAGCAGATAGCCTTAAACGACCCTTCCTTCGACGCATTTATGTTAAAGCTGAATCCCGATGTCGTCCTTTTCGATCGTTTTATTTCGGAAGAGCAGTTTGGCTGGCGGGTCGCTGAAGTTTGTCCGAATGCCTTAAGGATCCTTGATACTGAAGACTTACATTTTCTTCGGAAGGCAAGAGAAGATGCGGTGAAACAAGGTAAAAATGCATCGGAAGCAGATCTGCATACCGACCTGGCAAAACGGGAGATTGCCAGTATTTTTCGATCAGATCTTAGTCTGTTAATCTCTGAAAAAGAGTTAGCGCTGCTTCAGGAAGAATTTCGCATACCGTCAGAATTACTCTACTATCTTCCGTTTTTAGTGGAGATTCCTTCCGAAGCAGAAAGAAAGCGATACCCCCATTTTAATGACCGAAGCAATTTTATGACGGTCGGCAATTTTTTACATTCACCCAATGTGGATGCGGTGGTTCAATTAAAGAAGGAGATTTGGCCTCGGATCAGAAAGCAGCTTCCTGAAGCAAAGCTCTGTATATATGGCGCCTATCCACCCGAAATGATACAACAGCTGCACAATCAAAAGGAAGGATTTATTATAAAGGGGTGGGTGGAAGATATCGATAATGTGGTCCAGCAGGCAAGGGTGAGTCTAGCACCACTCCGATTTGGCGCCGGACTTAAAGGAAAGCTTATCACAGCCCTGAAGAATGGAACCCCTGTTGTAACCACCACCATTGGTTCTGAAGGAATTAACCTTAACTCAACGTTTGATGATGTACCGGGATTTGTTAAGGAAGCAGTTACGTTGTATACTGAAGAGCAAAGTTGGATATCGGCTCGGAATAATGGCTTTAGAGTCCTTAGCGATCAGTTTAACGCAGAAGTACATGCAGACATCTTTATAAAAAGAGTAGATCACCTTCAAAAAGAGCTAAATATTCACCGAGGTCATAACTTTATAGGACAGATCCTTCAGCATCACAGCATGCAAAGCACCAAATATTTAAGCAGGTGGATTGAAGCGAAGAACAGGGGAGACTCAGAATAA
- a CDS encoding tetratricopeptide repeat protein, producing the protein MKLTLFLISICVLISCNSSEKKKNTNEKPVQAMISSPDYEAISLLGDTLYSQPPATTVVAKYTEKKEAFDKDPSVENYIWYGRFKAYLGKYNEAIDIYTKAIESFPNDARLYRHRGHRYISIRKFNKAITDLNKAAELIEGTENRVEPDGMPNAMNIPVSTLHGNIYYHLGLAHYLNQDMEAALAAYKKCLETSNNPDNMVSSTHWIYMILRRLGREEEAKSYLKPITADLKVIENSAYHKACLFYKGELQLSDINSEEEKDSSSNAALNYAIGNWLYYTGEPTRARVIFEDMVARDDWAAFGHIAAESDLKHNY; encoded by the coding sequence ATGAAATTAACATTATTTCTTATCTCCATTTGTGTTTTGATCTCTTGTAATTCTTCAGAAAAAAAGAAGAATACCAACGAGAAGCCCGTTCAAGCGATGATCTCATCTCCCGATTACGAGGCAATATCATTACTGGGAGATACGCTGTATTCACAACCACCTGCGACCACAGTGGTAGCAAAGTATACTGAAAAAAAAGAAGCCTTTGATAAGGATCCCAGTGTCGAAAACTATATCTGGTATGGGCGATTTAAAGCGTATCTGGGAAAATACAATGAAGCCATCGATATCTATACCAAGGCCATTGAATCGTTTCCAAACGATGCAAGGCTTTATCGACACAGAGGACATCGGTATATTTCGATTAGAAAATTCAACAAAGCGATCACCGATCTTAACAAAGCAGCTGAACTTATCGAGGGCACTGAAAATCGGGTCGAGCCGGATGGCATGCCCAATGCAATGAACATTCCTGTGAGTACCCTTCACGGAAATATCTATTACCATCTCGGACTCGCTCATTATCTCAATCAGGATATGGAAGCAGCTTTAGCAGCCTATAAAAAATGTCTCGAAACATCCAACAACCCCGATAATATGGTCTCGTCAACGCATTGGATCTATATGATTCTGCGTCGTCTGGGACGTGAGGAAGAAGCAAAATCATATCTTAAACCAATTACAGCCGATCTGAAAGTGATCGAAAATTCTGCTTATCACAAGGCCTGCTTGTTTTATAAAGGAGAACTGCAGTTAAGCGATATTAATAGTGAGGAAGAAAAAGACAGTTCGTCCAATGCCGCTCTAAACTATGCCATTGGAAACTGGCTGTATTATACCGGTGAACCCACCCGGGCACGAGTGATCTTCGAAGATATGGTAGCCCGCGATGATTGGGCAGCCTTTGGGCATATTGCTGCCGAGAGTGATCTTAAACACAATTATTAA
- a CDS encoding M14 metallopeptidase family protein, giving the protein MIRYFTMLLLFTTVISNAQLQSPSQFLGYEIGTEFSRHADVVRYFEHVAANSNMVTYATYGKTNERRPLTYAVVSSPQNLANIENIRKDNLKNIGLADGSATPQTAIVWLSYNVHGNEASSTEASMLTLYKLITDKQAWLQNTVVIIDPCVNPDGRDRYANWYNQVKATPYNTSQAADEHDEPWPGGRPNHYLFDLNRDWAWATQVETQQRLKIYNQWMPHVHVDFHEQGINEPYYFAPAAEPYHEIISPWQRDFQTEIGKNHARYFDKEGWLFFTRERFDLLYPSYGDTYPTFMGAIGMTYEQAGHGRAGLGIETDEGYVLTLVDRVAHHTTTGLSTVEISSQNAAKLNTEFKKFFQNDDLTYKSYVLKGHPDKIKSLTELLDKHEIKYGYTNRGSVSGYSFSKNGNGSMDAKGALVVSTNQPKGKMVKVLFEPDAKLSDPLTYDITAWSIPYAYGLETIASTSLVSADNNAPMVKSNAVPVKSAAGYITEWNSLYDAAFLADLLKNDIRVRFSEKELSFGGKTFGRGSLVITRSDNRKNPEFDTELTRIANEHGRNLFASPTSFSDNRTDFGSPDIKLINKQRIALLKGNNTSSLSYGSIWHFFETQLKYPVTSIDTDNLNRINLKNFDVIILPEGWYGGVLNESTLNSLKDWIRGGGKLIAMGRAVSSFNEVDGFDLKSNEEEKEDEDSPKGNLIPYDQRERSSVKDFITGSIYKVTLDPSHPMAFGFNDTYFSLKLGSNSYKFLENGYNVGYIKDAPVSVSGFSGEAAKARLSNSLVFGEARMGSGSIVYLVDDVLFRSFWENGKLFLVNSIFFVNNNKFTL; this is encoded by the coding sequence ATGATCCGATATTTTACAATGCTATTGCTGTTTACCACAGTAATTTCGAATGCACAACTACAATCACCTTCGCAATTTTTAGGCTATGAGATTGGCACAGAATTTTCCCGTCACGCCGATGTGGTTCGCTATTTCGAACATGTGGCGGCTAACAGCAACATGGTTACCTATGCAACATATGGAAAAACGAATGAACGCAGACCTTTAACCTATGCCGTTGTTTCCTCGCCGCAGAATCTGGCAAATATAGAGAACATTAGAAAAGATAACTTAAAGAATATAGGTCTTGCAGACGGCTCGGCAACTCCGCAAACAGCTATTGTTTGGCTAAGCTATAACGTGCACGGTAACGAAGCGTCCAGTACCGAAGCTTCCATGCTTACTCTGTACAAACTCATTACCGACAAACAGGCCTGGCTACAAAACACCGTTGTCATCATCGATCCCTGTGTAAATCCTGATGGTCGTGATCGTTATGCGAATTGGTACAACCAAGTAAAGGCCACTCCCTATAACACTTCTCAGGCTGCCGATGAACACGACGAACCATGGCCGGGGGGAAGACCCAATCATTATCTGTTCGATCTCAACCGGGACTGGGCATGGGCAACACAAGTGGAAACTCAGCAACGATTAAAGATCTATAATCAGTGGATGCCCCATGTGCACGTCGATTTTCACGAACAAGGGATTAATGAACCGTATTATTTCGCTCCTGCTGCAGAACCGTATCACGAGATCATTTCTCCCTGGCAGCGGGACTTCCAGACCGAAATAGGGAAGAATCATGCACGCTATTTCGACAAAGAAGGGTGGCTGTTTTTTACCCGGGAACGATTCGATCTGCTCTACCCGAGTTATGGAGACACTTATCCAACTTTTATGGGAGCCATTGGGATGACCTATGAGCAAGCGGGTCATGGTCGTGCCGGACTCGGGATAGAAACCGACGAAGGATACGTGTTAACCTTGGTAGACAGGGTAGCGCATCACACCACCACAGGCTTATCGACAGTAGAGATCTCATCACAAAACGCCGCCAAACTCAATACCGAATTTAAAAAGTTCTTTCAGAATGACGATCTTACCTATAAGAGTTATGTATTAAAAGGACATCCCGACAAAATAAAAAGCCTTACCGAATTATTGGATAAACACGAGATTAAGTACGGTTATACAAATCGGGGCTCAGTTTCAGGGTACAGCTTTTCCAAAAATGGCAACGGAAGTATGGATGCCAAAGGGGCCCTGGTGGTTAGCACCAATCAGCCCAAAGGGAAAATGGTGAAGGTTTTATTTGAACCCGATGCCAAATTAAGCGATCCTTTAACCTACGATATCACTGCCTGGAGTATTCCATATGCTTACGGATTAGAAACCATCGCGAGTACTTCTTTGGTGTCTGCAGACAATAATGCACCTATGGTTAAATCCAACGCTGTTCCTGTGAAATCGGCAGCGGGATATATTACTGAATGGAACAGTCTTTATGACGCTGCTTTTTTAGCCGATTTACTTAAAAACGATATTAGAGTACGTTTTTCTGAAAAGGAATTGAGTTTCGGAGGAAAAACATTTGGAAGAGGAAGCTTGGTTATTACGCGAAGTGATAACCGAAAAAATCCGGAGTTTGATACTGAGCTTACCCGAATTGCGAATGAGCACGGCCGAAACCTATTCGCCTCGCCTACAAGCTTTAGCGACAACAGAACCGATTTCGGCTCCCCGGACATCAAACTCATAAACAAACAACGAATCGCATTGCTAAAAGGAAACAATACGTCCTCCCTGAGTTATGGATCGATATGGCATTTCTTTGAAACCCAGTTAAAATATCCTGTTACTTCAATAGATACAGATAATCTTAATCGGATCAATTTAAAGAATTTTGATGTTATCATACTTCCCGAAGGCTGGTATGGAGGGGTACTAAATGAAAGTACGCTCAATAGTCTAAAGGACTGGATTCGAGGCGGAGGCAAATTGATCGCTATGGGAAGAGCAGTGAGCTCTTTTAATGAGGTGGATGGCTTCGACTTAAAATCGAATGAGGAGGAAAAGGAAGATGAAGATAGTCCGAAGGGCAACCTTATTCCTTACGATCAAAGGGAACGTTCCAGCGTTAAAGACTTTATTACGGGAAGTATCTATAAAGTGACTCTGGATCCGTCACACCCCATGGCTTTTGGGTTTAACGACACCTATTTTAGTTTAAAACTGGGTAGTAATTCCTATAAATTTCTCGAGAATGGTTATAATGTTGGTTATATTAAAGATGCACCTGTAAGCGTCTCCGGATTTAGCGGTGAAGCAGCCAAAGCGCGATTGAGTAATTCTCTGGTCTTTGGAGAAGCCAGAATGGGTAGTGGTAGCATCGTGTACCTCGTGGACGATGTATTGTTCCGTTCATTTTGGGAAAATGGAAAGCTGTTTTTGGTAAACAGTATATTCTTTGTGAACAATAACAAGTTTACCCTTTAA
- the bshC gene encoding bacillithiol biosynthesis cysteine-adding enzyme BshC: MPKSAIPYKETGYFSELICDYLSEKPELKPFYEYFPKEEFFLAQLQKKGASFSTDARQILVNRLTAQYEQINTSEATRKNIETLASNKTFTITTGHQLNLFTGPLYFLYKIFSVINLSEKLDKEYPDYDFVPVYWMATEDHDFEEINYFNLFGNKVQWNRKAGGAVGELNTDGLEVIQKELQTALGGGKNAKELVALFSQAYTQHTNLADATRFIANALFADYGLVIVDGNDATLKKAFIPYAEKELTENLSYNEVSETTARLTALGYKEQVHPREINLFYLKEGLRERIIAKDGTFFINDTELSFSEAEILKELKDHPERFSPNALLRPLFQELVLPNLCYVGGGGELAYWFQLKDYFNSVNVPFPMLLLRNSVVLLPKNLSEKMEKLDVEFALLFLPKSDLESYYTKKISEIPIDLSTQRKHLQEQFKSLYQTAENTDASFVGAVAAQEKKQLNGLDHLEKRLLKAQKRKLADRLHRLTAIQEQLFPKGNLQERVLNFAEFYNDQGPGLLEQLKEELDPLSGDFSIIKI, from the coding sequence ATGCCCAAAAGCGCTATTCCCTATAAAGAAACCGGTTATTTTTCAGAGTTGATCTGTGATTATCTTTCCGAAAAACCCGAATTAAAACCGTTTTATGAGTATTTTCCGAAGGAGGAATTCTTCTTGGCACAACTTCAGAAAAAAGGTGCTTCTTTCTCTACCGATGCACGACAAATACTAGTAAACCGACTTACTGCACAATATGAGCAGATAAACACTTCCGAAGCAACGCGGAAGAACATAGAGACCTTGGCGTCAAATAAAACCTTTACCATCACGACAGGGCATCAGCTTAATCTTTTTACCGGTCCGTTGTATTTTCTTTACAAGATCTTTTCGGTGATCAATCTTTCTGAAAAACTAGATAAGGAGTATCCCGATTATGATTTTGTGCCGGTGTATTGGATGGCGACTGAAGATCACGATTTTGAGGAGATCAATTATTTTAATCTCTTCGGAAACAAGGTACAATGGAATAGAAAGGCGGGAGGGGCAGTAGGAGAACTGAATACAGATGGACTGGAAGTGATTCAAAAAGAACTACAAACGGCCTTAGGAGGAGGTAAAAATGCTAAGGAATTAGTTGCGTTATTTTCTCAAGCCTATACCCAACACACGAATCTTGCTGATGCTACCCGGTTTATAGCAAATGCCTTATTTGCTGACTATGGCCTTGTTATCGTAGACGGAAATGATGCGACACTTAAGAAGGCGTTTATTCCTTATGCTGAAAAGGAGCTGACAGAAAATCTATCTTATAATGAAGTTTCTGAAACCACAGCGCGACTCACCGCTTTAGGTTACAAAGAACAGGTGCATCCCAGAGAGATCAATTTATTTTATCTGAAAGAAGGATTACGGGAACGTATCATAGCGAAGGACGGGACATTTTTTATAAATGATACTGAATTGTCTTTTTCTGAAGCCGAAATTCTTAAGGAACTTAAAGACCATCCCGAAAGATTTTCACCCAATGCCTTGTTGCGACCATTGTTTCAGGAGTTGGTTCTTCCTAATTTATGCTATGTTGGAGGAGGGGGAGAATTGGCCTATTGGTTTCAGTTGAAAGATTATTTTAATTCTGTGAATGTACCCTTTCCAATGCTTTTGCTTCGGAATTCGGTAGTGCTTTTACCCAAAAATCTTTCAGAGAAAATGGAAAAACTGGATGTTGAATTCGCACTACTATTTCTTCCGAAGTCGGACTTAGAATCTTACTATACCAAAAAGATCAGCGAAATACCTATAGATCTTTCTACACAACGGAAGCATTTACAGGAACAATTTAAATCCTTGTATCAAACAGCGGAAAATACGGATGCATCTTTTGTGGGTGCTGTTGCTGCACAGGAAAAGAAGCAATTAAACGGTCTGGATCATCTTGAAAAGCGACTGTTAAAAGCACAGAAAAGAAAGTTAGCCGATCGGCTACACAGGCTAACCGCAATACAAGAGCAACTGTTTCCAAAGGGGAATTTACAGGAGCGCGTCCTTAATTTTGCAGAATTTTATAACGATCAAGGGCCGGGACTATTGGAACAGTTAAAAGAGGAACTTGATCCGTTATCCGGGGATTTTTCCATCATAAAGATCTAA
- a CDS encoding glutathione synthetase, with translation MKIAFIINDHATEKPNFTTPALGYAAYKRDHEVYFIGVGELAYASDGHLSARCKTISGTNFKTQETYFKAVQKESFTRISSKDLDVLFLRNDPSDEINERDWAQNAAFIFGEIATRDRVIVLNHPSSLAGAVNKMYFQHFPEILRPRTIISRDHKEIKDFFKEQKQKMILKPLQGSGGTNVFMMDKKNEHNLTQTIDAICRDGYVIAQEYLPAAKDGDTRLFLMNGEPLKSADGKYAIMQRVNASGDIRSNIHAGGRPQKAKMTDQIMELAEIVRPKLVQDGMFLVGIDIVGNKLMEINVFSPGGLNVMGAMYETDFSTEVIKSIEKKVHYNKTYEDYLFNSRLATL, from the coding sequence ATGAAAATAGCATTTATAATAAATGATCACGCTACCGAAAAGCCAAATTTCACTACACCTGCATTAGGATACGCCGCCTATAAAAGAGACCATGAGGTTTACTTTATTGGTGTAGGCGAATTGGCCTATGCCAGCGACGGCCATCTTTCTGCAAGATGCAAAACAATAAGTGGAACAAATTTTAAAACACAGGAAACCTATTTTAAAGCAGTTCAAAAAGAAAGTTTCACTCGAATCTCATCCAAGGATCTCGATGTGTTATTTCTAAGGAACGACCCTTCCGATGAAATTAATGAACGAGACTGGGCTCAAAATGCTGCCTTTATTTTTGGAGAAATAGCTACACGGGATAGAGTGATCGTGCTTAATCACCCAAGCAGTCTGGCGGGAGCCGTAAACAAAATGTACTTTCAACATTTTCCAGAGATCCTTCGACCGCGAACCATTATTTCCAGAGATCATAAAGAGATTAAAGATTTCTTTAAAGAACAAAAACAAAAAATGATCCTCAAACCGCTTCAGGGGTCCGGTGGGACCAATGTATTTATGATGGATAAAAAGAACGAACACAACCTTACTCAAACCATCGATGCCATATGCCGGGATGGATATGTGATCGCCCAGGAATATTTACCTGCTGCCAAGGACGGTGATACCCGATTATTTTTAATGAACGGAGAGCCCTTAAAATCGGCAGATGGAAAATACGCCATAATGCAACGGGTGAATGCGAGTGGCGATATTCGCAGTAATATTCATGCCGGTGGGAGACCACAAAAAGCCAAAATGACCGATCAGATCATGGAACTCGCCGAGATCGTACGTCCTAAACTCGTTCAGGACGGTATGTTCTTGGTAGGAATAGACATTGTTGGGAATAAATTGATGGAAATTAATGTATTTAGCCCGGGCGGACTCAATGTAATGGGTGCCATGTACGAAACCGATTTCTCTACCGAAGTGATCAAGTCTATCGAGAAGAAAGTACATTACAACAAAACCTATGAGGATTATCTGTTTAACAGCAGGCTTGCAACCTTGTAG
- a CDS encoding flavohemoglobin expression-modulating QEGLA motif protein, with protein sequence MIKTDLLEQVCHNLENELPVNESLPDGGLLHIDKLLPYICVYRYKKTDHLFSGLLKTQGSYLIVKDSYPISDLLECLSTNISKKLNAFLIIEMWPVRKDHQAEFEISCPKSKAPATIKALEEGINELRVIYPEISVTISDTHTRHPEHLEGLLNVEETKESGSLIIGLAVPTIYERPEENEIFSLFYRKFVSRLSEIIKRAAYEFIRVQTSNPYDHYLMLGKTNIDRITLDADSTLAKISEKMSFLLRTTPVNSTRQWELFKKNNFEKPPAFNYRLIALDPEQEKRKLYDIPIEKVDDPTLSFILRDKRLEIEKQLTMLEERGTDNFRFIGESLYGIIEEHVLDGANAILKKFPQGDNPAKIERFNCYEFAEHAQKELNYYQDKFPNIPLCLEIRGDVAGIMVSETRLFISEELSMDADRCDALIQHEIGTHILTYCNGKRQPIKQMYAGFAGYDQLQEGLAVLAEYLVNGLTVNRLRLLAGRVIAANSMIFGATFIETFTLLQKGHNFPEKTAYYITMRIYRGGGLTKDAVYLAGLIDLLDYLKDGGALEPLYTGKFNTTHINLIQELLHREVLKQPVLPRFLERESVQKRLARLRKGIELTELLN encoded by the coding sequence ATGATCAAAACCGACCTATTAGAGCAAGTCTGTCATAATTTGGAAAATGAACTTCCGGTAAATGAATCTTTACCAGACGGTGGTTTGCTTCATATTGACAAACTACTCCCTTATATCTGTGTGTATCGGTACAAAAAAACAGATCATCTTTTTTCAGGTTTATTGAAAACTCAGGGATCCTATCTAATAGTAAAGGATTCGTATCCAATTTCTGATTTGCTTGAGTGCTTGTCCACTAATATTTCAAAAAAATTAAATGCCTTTCTCATAATTGAAATGTGGCCGGTACGAAAAGACCATCAGGCCGAGTTTGAAATTTCATGCCCTAAATCGAAGGCTCCGGCAACCATTAAGGCACTTGAAGAAGGTATCAATGAATTACGGGTAATCTACCCGGAAATTAGCGTGACCATTTCCGATACACATACCCGACACCCCGAGCACCTGGAAGGATTGCTTAACGTTGAAGAAACGAAAGAATCGGGTAGTTTGATCATCGGTCTGGCAGTTCCTACCATCTACGAACGTCCTGAAGAGAATGAGATCTTTTCCCTTTTCTACCGAAAATTTGTTTCACGCCTTTCAGAGATCATTAAGCGTGCCGCTTACGAATTTATAAGGGTTCAAACTTCAAATCCCTACGATCATTATCTAATGCTGGGTAAAACAAACATCGACAGGATTACTCTGGATGCCGATTCTACCCTTGCAAAGATCAGTGAGAAAATGTCATTTCTGCTCCGAACCACTCCGGTAAACAGTACGAGACAATGGGAACTTTTTAAGAAGAATAATTTCGAAAAGCCCCCTGCTTTTAATTACCGACTCATTGCGTTGGATCCGGAACAGGAAAAACGAAAATTATACGACATCCCTATTGAAAAAGTAGACGATCCTACCTTATCTTTTATCCTTAGAGACAAACGTCTGGAAATAGAAAAGCAGCTTACCATGCTCGAAGAACGAGGAACAGATAACTTCAGGTTTATAGGAGAAAGTCTCTACGGTATTATTGAAGAACATGTGCTTGACGGTGCCAATGCCATCCTTAAAAAGTTTCCCCAGGGAGATAATCCGGCGAAGATAGAGCGCTTTAACTGTTATGAATTTGCCGAACACGCCCAGAAAGAGCTTAACTATTATCAGGATAAATTCCCAAATATCCCTTTATGTCTTGAAATACGTGGCGATGTGGCCGGAATCATGGTTTCTGAAACCAGATTATTTATAAGCGAAGAACTTTCTATGGATGCCGACCGTTGTGATGCCCTCATACAACATGAGATAGGAACACATATACTCACTTACTGCAATGGAAAGCGTCAGCCCATTAAACAAATGTACGCCGGTTTTGCGGGTTACGATCAGTTGCAGGAGGGTCTTGCCGTGTTGGCCGAATATTTGGTTAACGGACTCACAGTAAATCGTCTCCGATTGCTAGCAGGGCGGGTCATCGCAGCAAATTCAATGATCTTTGGTGCCACTTTTATTGAAACCTTTACGCTCTTGCAGAAGGGTCATAATTTCCCGGAAAAAACCGCATATTATATCACTATGCGAATCTATCGCGGAGGAGGCCTCACTAAAGATGCGGTATATCTGGCAGGTCTAATCGATCTGTTGGACTATTTGAAAGATGGCGGTGCACTTGAACCGTTGTATACAGGTAAATTTAACACTACACATATAAATCTCATTCAGGAATTGTTGCACAGGGAGGTATTAAAACAACCTGTATTACCAAGATTTCTAGAGCGGGAATCTGTACAAAAAAGACTTGCAAGACTTAGAAAAGGAATAGAACTAACCGAATTATTAAATTAA